AAAGAATAAATTTTAAGTTTTTATAATGGTTAAAATTACGTCTTTTTAAATACTTTTACCAAAATTTTCAAATAAATGGCTTTCGAAACTTTAAAACCTCAGATTGAAACTATTGTTTCCAATACAAATAACACTAGAGACGAAAAATTATTACAAATTTGCCAACTTCTAGATGATAACGTATCCTATTATAATTGGGTAGGTTTTTATTTTAAAAATGGAGATAAAAACGAGCTTAAACTAGGACCATACGTTGGCGCACCAACAGACCATACCATTATCCCTTTTGGAAAAGGTATTTGTGGTCAAGTCGCAGTTAGTAATCAAAATTTTGTAGTACCTGATGTTGCAGCACAAGATAATTACATTGCTTGTAGTATAACTGTTAAAGCAGAAATTGTTGTTCCTATTTTTGTAAATGGAGAAAATATAGGACAGATAGACATCGACTCCAACACACCTGATCCTTTTACAGAAGCTGACGAGCGCTTTTTAGAGTTTGTTTGTAGTAAAGTTTCAGAAATACTTTAGATGTTAATAACTACTTGTTTTAGTTGAAAAACCACTCAAGTTTTTCAACTAAAACAATTTCCTTTTACCTAAATTTGCTTGCTTATTAACACAACTATAATGAGCAACAAAACAATTAAATCTGCATTAATCTCAGTATTTAGCAAAGATGGATTAGAACCTATCGTTAAAGAGCTAAATAAACAAGGGGTAACCATCTACTCTACTGGTGGAACCGAAACTTTTATTAAAAATCTTGGTATTGACGTCGTTCCTGTAGAGGATGTGACATCATACCCTTCTATTTTAGGTGGTCGCGTAAAGACATTACATCCTAAAGTATTTGGAGGAATTTTAAATAGACAAAACCATGATGGTGATGTTAAAGAAATGAAAGACTTTGACATACCACAAATAGATGTCGTAATTGTAGATTTATATCCTTTTGAAAAAACAGTAGCTTCTGGTGCTTCTAACCAAGATATTATCGAAAAAATTGATATTGGAGGGATTTCTTTAATTCGTGCTGCTGCTAAAAACTATGCAGACGTCATTTGTGTATCTTCTGTAGACGATTATGCTGAATTTTTAGAATTGATTACTGAGAAAAAAGGAGATTTATCTGAAGCTGACAGAAAAGCATTTGCTGCCAAAGCATTTAACGTGTCATCGCATTACGACTCTGCAATATTTAACTACTTTAATGTAGACCAAACTATTCCTGCTTTAAAATTAAGTGAAACAAACGGTAAAGTCTTACGTTACGGAGAAAACCCACACCAAAAAGGATTTTTTTACGGAAACTTTGATGCACTTTTTACACAACTACATGGTAAAGAGTTAAGTTACAATAACCTTTTAGACGTAGATGCTGCAGTAAATTTAATTCAAGAATTTAAAGGTGAACAACCTACGTTTGCAGTTTTAAAACACAATAATGCTTGTGGATTTGCACAACGTGACACAGTATTAAATGCGTATCTAGATGCATTAGCTGGTGATCCAGTATCTGCATTTGGTGGTGTTTTAATAAGTAATACTGAAATTGATGAGGCTTGTGCTTCAGAGATTCATAAATTATTTTGTGAAGTTGTAATTGCACCTTCTTTTACTGCAGAAGCTGAAGCAATTTTAAAAGGTAAGAAAAACAGAATCTTGCTTGTTTTAAAAGACACTGATTTTGCTCCAACAACGGTTAGAACTTGTCTAAACGGAGTTTTAGTACAAGATAAAAATAATAAAACGGACCAAATTGAAGATTTAACTTATGTAACAAATAGCAAACCTTCTAGCGATGCTATTGATGATTTAATTTTTGCCTCAAAAATATGTAAGCACACTAAATCAAATACTATTGTTTTAGTAAAAAACAGACAATTATGTGCTAGCGGAACTGGTCAAACTAGTCGTGTAGATGCTTTAAATCAAGCCATACATAAAGCTATGTCTTTTAACTTTGATTTAAAAGATAGCGTCATGGCTAGTGATGCGTTTTTTCCGTTTCCGGATTGTGTAGAAATAGCTGGTAACGCAGGAATCACTAGTGTAATCCAACCTGGAGGATCTATCAAAGATCAATTAAGCATTGATTATTGTAATGAAAATAATATTGCAATGGTTATGACTGGTACACGTCATTTTAAACATTAATTAGTTTTATTTTAAAACGAAAGTATATCAAATATCTAAAAGCTTCAGTTTAAACACTGAAGCTTTTTTTTATACCATTTGGCTCAATTTCCGCGAAAGCGTTAAACGTCCAAAACTTGTTTTTTATCGTATCTTCTAATTGTGTGACAATTAATAAAATTTGTAAGGTATTAAATCCTTATATTACCATACTTTTATTACTTTTACTGCATCTTTTTAATAACGCCTTATAATTACAAATAACACATGGGATTTTTTGATTTCCTGACAGAAGAAATCGCTATAGATTTAGGTACTGCCAACACTTTAATTATTCATAACGACAAAGTCGTTGTCGATGCACCTTCCATAGTTGCACGTGACCGTATTAGCGGAAAAATCATTGCTGTTGGACAAGAAGCCAACATGATGCAAGGTAAAACGCATGAAAACATTAAAACTATTAGGCCTTTAAAAGATGGTGTAATTGCAGATTTTGATGCGTCTGAACAAATGATAAGTTTGTTTATTAAAAATATTCCTGCGTTAAAAAAGAAATTATTTACGCCTGCTTTACGTATGGTTATTTGTATTCCGTCTGGAATTACTGAGGTAGAAATGCGTGCGGTAAAAGAAAGTGCCGAACGTGTAAATGGTAAAGAAGTTTACTTAATACATGAGCCTATGGCTGCTGCTATTGGTATTGGTGTAGATATTATGCAACCAAAAGGGAATATGATTGTGGATATAGGTGGTGGTACTACTGAAATTGCAGTCATTGCTTTAGGAGGTATTGTTTGTGACAAATCTGTAAAAATTGCAGGTGACGTTTTTACTAACGATATTATTTATTACATGCGCACGCAACATAACTTATATGTTGGAGAGCGTACTGCTGAAAAAATTAAAATACAAATTGGTGCTGCTACTGAGGATTTAGACCTTCCGCCAGAGGATATGAGCGTTCAAGGACGTGACCTTTTAACTGGTAAACCTAAGCAAGTACAAATTAGTTATAGAGAGATTGCTAAAGCTTTAGACAAATCCATTTTACGTATTGAAGATGCTGTTATGGAGACTTTATCTCAAACTCCTCCAGAGTTAGCTGCTGATATATACAATACTGGTATTTATCTTGCTGGTGGTGGATCTATGTTACGTGGTCTAGATAAGCGTCTGTCGCAAAAAACAGATTTACCTGTTTATATTGCAGAAGACCCTTTACGTGCTGTTGTTAGAGGTACAGGAATCACACTTAAAAATATTCCGAAATACAAAAGTGTATTGATAAAGTAGTAACAGAAACTGAATGCAACAAATTGTAAATTTTATACTTAGAAACAAATCGTTTTTGTTTTTCTTGTTGTTGCTTTGCGTTTCAGTAGGACTGACAATACAATCGCATTCTTATCATAAAAGTAAGTTTATAAACTCGGCTAATAATTTAACTGGTGGTGTTTATAATATAGGAAACTCGGTTAGTAGTTATTTTCATTTAAAGGAAGAAAATGACAAACTGCATGAGGAAAATACACGTTTACGATCTATATTAAATAATCAAGCGGAAAAGTCTGAGACCTTTATAGACTCGACCTCCTACAACACTAAATATAAGTTTACAACCGCAAAGATTATTAAAAATAGTTACGCGTTACAAAACAATTTTTTAACTATCAATAAAGGTAGTAAAGACAGTATTAAACCAGATTTAGGGGTAATTTCGTCTAAAGGTATTATTGGTATTATTGGTAATACTAATAGTAAATATGCAACTGTAGTATCAATTTTAAACACGACTAATAAAATTAGCGGTCAGTTAAAAAAATCAAATCAGTTTGGTACTTTAAGCTGGAATGGTAAATCACCAAGATATATTCAGTTATCAGATATTCAAAAAAATACAAAACTTAACAAAGGTGATACTATTATAACCTCTGGACGCTCTTCCATTTTTCCTAAAGGAATTTTAGTAGGTCAAGTTGAAGGTTTTAAACTAGATGCTACCAAAAATTACTACGAAGTAGAAGTACTATTATTTAATGACATGACTAATCTTGAGCATGTTAGTGTGATAGAAAATAAGGATAAAAAACTAATTAATAATTTACTTCAATCTAATGAATAACCTACTATCTATACATACTGTAAGATTTGTTGTTCTTATATTACTGCAAGTACTTTTATTTAGTAAAATAAACTTTTTAGGTTATATAAACCCTTACATCTATATCCTTTTTATCGTTTTATATCCTGTTAAAAACAATCGTATTCTGTTTTTATTTATTAGTTTTTTAATGGGACTAATAATTGATATTTTTATGGATTCTGGTGGTGTAAATGCTACAGCTGCTTTGGTAGTTGCTTTTATAAGACCTGCTGTTTTAAAGTTTAGTTTTGGAGCAGTTTACGAGCATCAAGCCTTAAAATTTAATAACATTGATTTTGGTCAAAGACTAACGTATATAACGATACTAACATTTATTCATCATTTTACTTATTTTTTATTCGAAATATTTAACATATCAAAAATAATTTTAGTCCTTCAACACACGTTATTCTCTAGTATATTCACAATAACGCTATGTATTTTGATAACTTCTATATTTAGCACAAAATCTAAATGAGAAAATTATTTCTACTTCTTTCTGTAATAATTGTAGGCCTTGTTTTTACTGGACGCTTATTTTACTTACAAGTATACAAAGCAACCTCTACAAATTTATACGAAGATAATGCGATTAGAAAAGTTTTTGACTATCCTAAACGTGGTTTTGTATATGACAGAAATGGCAAACTTTTAGTATCCAACCAACCATCATACGATGTCATGGTAATTCCAAGAGAGGTTAAACCTTTAGATACTATTGAGTTTTGCAATCTTCTAAAAATAGACAAGCAAACTTTTATTGAAAAATATAATAAAGCTTATAGATATTCGCCACGATTACCATACGTATTTGTATCGCATTTATCCAAAGAGGATTATGCTGTATTACAAGAAAAAATGCGTAAGTACGAAGGGTTTTATATTCAAAAAAGAAATTTAAGAAAATACGAAACAGCTATTGGAGCCAATGTTTTAGGAGACATTGGAGAAGTTAACAATAGAAATATACAAAACGACAGCTATTACCAATCTGGAGACTTAATTGGTAAACAAGGTGTTGAAGCTTCTTACGAGAAGACTTTACGTGGACAAAAGGGAATTAAATTTATACAAAAAGACAGATTTAATAGAAACCTTGGACCTTACCAAGACGGTATCCATGACACGTTACCAGAAGCAGGTAAAGACATAAAAATAACTATTGATGCTACCTTACAAGCCTATGGCGAGTTATTAATGACTAATAAACGAGGAGGTATTATTGCCTTAGATCCTAAAACTGGCGAAATTTTAGCTTTAGTGTCTGGACCTAGTTACGACCCTAATATATTGGTCGGTAGAGATCGATCAAAAAACTTTACAAAACTTTACAACGACTCCATAGCTAATCCAACTTTTGATAGAGGATTACAGGCACAATATGCACCAGGTTCTCCTTTTAAAGTTATTAACGCACTTATAGGATTGCAAGAAGGTGTTGTTAACCCAACCGAACAATTTAGTTGCAGAATGGGTTATTATTATAACGGTAGAAAATTACATGGATGCCACAGTCATAGAAGTCCTGTTGATATGAATTTAGGGATCTACGAATCTTGTAATGCTTATTTTGTGAATGTTTACAGACGTATCGTAGAAAAATATCCAAATACAGCCACAGGAATGGACGCATGGAGTAACCATGCTAAAAGTTTTGGTTTAGGTGATTATCTTGGATATGATTTAGTTGTGGGTAGAAAAGGACGCATTCCTGACAGTAAATTTTACGACAAATGGTATGGCAAAAATAGATGGAGCTCTACCTTTATGACCTCTAACGCAATTGGTCAAGGTGAAGTCGAAGCAACACCTATACAACTTGCAAATATGGTTGCAGCAATAGCTAATCGTGGCTATTTTATAACGCCTCATATTATTAAAGAAATTGAAGGAGAACCAATTGACGAAAAGTATAGAACACCAAGATATACTACCATTGACAGAAAACATTTTGAGCCTGTCGTACAAGGTATGTTTGATGTTTATAATAAGGGTACAGCAGCAAGTCTTCAAGTGGAAGGTATAGAAATTTGCGGGAAAACTGGGACTGCAGAAAACTATGCGAAAATTGATGGCGTACAAACTCAGCTTACCGATCACTCCATATTTGTTGCTTTTGCACCAAAAGATAATCCTAAAATAGCGATTGCTGTTTTTGTTGAAAATGGGTATTGGGGAAGCCGATTTGCTGGTAGAATGGCAAGCTTAATGATTGAAAAATATTTAAAAGGAACCATATCACGAACAGATTTAGAAACTTGGATTTTAACACATAGTCTAGAAAACGAATATGCTAAACCACAATCCGGAGCACCTTTTAAAATTAACAGAGAAACACAAATGCAAATTGTGCCTGCACCTACATTAAAAGATGCCGACTTATTGCAAGAAGTGACACCTAAAATAAAAGATGAGGCAAACTGATAGATATTATAAATTTGATTGGTTAACAATCTTCCTATTTTTTATTCTAGTCATTTTTGGTTGGGTAAACATAATCTCTGCATCACATTCTGGTGAAGCGTTGGAGTTTACAAATTTCTCTCATTTTTACAGTAAACAACTAGTATTTATAGGACTATCTATAGTACTAATTGTTTTGGTACTCTCCATAGAGTCTAAGTTTTACGAGCGGTTTTCTAGCATTATTTATTTTATTGCCTTAATATCCTTAGCTGGTCTTTTTGTTTTTGGTAAAAATATAAATGGAGCAACATCTTGGTATCCAATCGGATCATTCACCTTTCAGCCAGGCGAATTTGCTAAGGTTGCTACTGCGTTAGCTGTTGCTAAATATGTTAGCGATTTAAATACCGATATAAGACGATTTAGTGATCAACTAAAAACCTTTGCTATTATAGTTGTACCTGCTCTTTTAGTTTTACTACAACCAGATGCTGGAAGTGCTATAGTTTATGGTGCATTTTTCTTTGTTTTATATAGAGAAGGATTACCACATATTTACTTAATTATTGGTGTTTTATTAATACTACTATCTATATTTGCTTTAAAATTTGGAGTTATTAGTACACTATTAATTACTGCAATTGTAGTACTTACATACTATTTTACAAGAAAAAAGAAACCTTCTATAATACAACCAATAATTGTAATACTACTATGCACGTCTTTAGCATTTACTGTCCGTTTTTTTTATGAAAACATACTGCCTGATCATCAAAAAGATCGTATTACAGTTTGGTTAAGTTTAGAGAAAGATCCTGATAAACTAGAACGCATGAAAAAGACCGTTGCTTACAACCTTAACGAGTCTGAAAAAGCAATTAGTAGTGGTGGGTTTAAAGGAAAAGGCTTTTTAGAAGGAACACGTACAACTGGTAATTTTGTACCAGAACAACACACAGATTATATTTTTAGTACAGTTGGCGAAGAATGGGGTTTTATTGGTAGCTTCTTAACAGTCGTTGTATTTTTACTTTTAATTGTAAGAATATTAGTTTTAGCTGAAAGACAGAAGAATCAATTTAGCAGGATGTATGGTTATGCTGTAGGAGCTATTTTGTTTTTACACTTTTTAATTAATATAGGCATGGTTATGGGATTAATACCTACTATTGGTATACCTCTACCCTTTTTTAGTTATGGAGGTTCTGGACTTTGGGGATTTACTATATT
The genomic region above belongs to Olleya sp. Hel_I_94 and contains:
- the rodA gene encoding rod shape-determining protein RodA; translated protein: MRQTDRYYKFDWLTIFLFFILVIFGWVNIISASHSGEALEFTNFSHFYSKQLVFIGLSIVLIVLVLSIESKFYERFSSIIYFIALISLAGLFVFGKNINGATSWYPIGSFTFQPGEFAKVATALAVAKYVSDLNTDIRRFSDQLKTFAIIVVPALLVLLQPDAGSAIVYGAFFFVLYREGLPHIYLIIGVLLILLSIFALKFGVISTLLITAIVVLTYYFTRKKKPSIIQPIIVILLCTSLAFTVRFFYENILPDHQKDRITVWLSLEKDPDKLERMKKTVAYNLNESEKAISSGGFKGKGFLEGTRTTGNFVPEQHTDYIFSTVGEEWGFIGSFLTVVVFLLLIVRILVLAERQKNQFSRMYGYAVGAILFLHFLINIGMVMGLIPTIGIPLPFFSYGGSGLWGFTILVFIFIKLDSNRINQW
- a CDS encoding rod shape-determining protein; this encodes MGFFDFLTEEIAIDLGTANTLIIHNDKVVVDAPSIVARDRISGKIIAVGQEANMMQGKTHENIKTIRPLKDGVIADFDASEQMISLFIKNIPALKKKLFTPALRMVICIPSGITEVEMRAVKESAERVNGKEVYLIHEPMAAAIGIGVDIMQPKGNMIVDIGGGTTEIAVIALGGIVCDKSVKIAGDVFTNDIIYYMRTQHNLYVGERTAEKIKIQIGAATEDLDLPPEDMSVQGRDLLTGKPKQVQISYREIAKALDKSILRIEDAVMETLSQTPPELAADIYNTGIYLAGGGSMLRGLDKRLSQKTDLPVYIAEDPLRAVVRGTGITLKNIPKYKSVLIK
- a CDS encoding rod shape-determining protein MreD, whose translation is MNNLLSIHTVRFVVLILLQVLLFSKINFLGYINPYIYILFIVLYPVKNNRILFLFISFLMGLIIDIFMDSGGVNATAALVVAFIRPAVLKFSFGAVYEHQALKFNNIDFGQRLTYITILTFIHHFTYFLFEIFNISKIILVLQHTLFSSIFTITLCILITSIFSTKSK
- the mrdA gene encoding penicillin-binding protein 2, with amino-acid sequence MRKLFLLLSVIIVGLVFTGRLFYLQVYKATSTNLYEDNAIRKVFDYPKRGFVYDRNGKLLVSNQPSYDVMVIPREVKPLDTIEFCNLLKIDKQTFIEKYNKAYRYSPRLPYVFVSHLSKEDYAVLQEKMRKYEGFYIQKRNLRKYETAIGANVLGDIGEVNNRNIQNDSYYQSGDLIGKQGVEASYEKTLRGQKGIKFIQKDRFNRNLGPYQDGIHDTLPEAGKDIKITIDATLQAYGELLMTNKRGGIIALDPKTGEILALVSGPSYDPNILVGRDRSKNFTKLYNDSIANPTFDRGLQAQYAPGSPFKVINALIGLQEGVVNPTEQFSCRMGYYYNGRKLHGCHSHRSPVDMNLGIYESCNAYFVNVYRRIVEKYPNTATGMDAWSNHAKSFGLGDYLGYDLVVGRKGRIPDSKFYDKWYGKNRWSSTFMTSNAIGQGEVEATPIQLANMVAAIANRGYFITPHIIKEIEGEPIDEKYRTPRYTTIDRKHFEPVVQGMFDVYNKGTAASLQVEGIEICGKTGTAENYAKIDGVQTQLTDHSIFVAFAPKDNPKIAIAVFVENGYWGSRFAGRMASLMIEKYLKGTISRTDLETWILTHSLENEYAKPQSGAPFKINRETQMQIVPAPTLKDADLLQEVTPKIKDEAN
- a CDS encoding GAF domain-containing protein, which encodes MAFETLKPQIETIVSNTNNTRDEKLLQICQLLDDNVSYYNWVGFYFKNGDKNELKLGPYVGAPTDHTIIPFGKGICGQVAVSNQNFVVPDVAAQDNYIACSITVKAEIVVPIFVNGENIGQIDIDSNTPDPFTEADERFLEFVCSKVSEIL
- the purH gene encoding bifunctional phosphoribosylaminoimidazolecarboxamide formyltransferase/IMP cyclohydrolase; its protein translation is MSNKTIKSALISVFSKDGLEPIVKELNKQGVTIYSTGGTETFIKNLGIDVVPVEDVTSYPSILGGRVKTLHPKVFGGILNRQNHDGDVKEMKDFDIPQIDVVIVDLYPFEKTVASGASNQDIIEKIDIGGISLIRAAAKNYADVICVSSVDDYAEFLELITEKKGDLSEADRKAFAAKAFNVSSHYDSAIFNYFNVDQTIPALKLSETNGKVLRYGENPHQKGFFYGNFDALFTQLHGKELSYNNLLDVDAAVNLIQEFKGEQPTFAVLKHNNACGFAQRDTVLNAYLDALAGDPVSAFGGVLISNTEIDEACASEIHKLFCEVVIAPSFTAEAEAILKGKKNRILLVLKDTDFAPTTVRTCLNGVLVQDKNNKTDQIEDLTYVTNSKPSSDAIDDLIFASKICKHTKSNTIVLVKNRQLCASGTGQTSRVDALNQAIHKAMSFNFDLKDSVMASDAFFPFPDCVEIAGNAGITSVIQPGGSIKDQLSIDYCNENNIAMVMTGTRHFKH
- the mreC gene encoding rod shape-determining protein MreC, translated to MQQIVNFILRNKSFLFFLLLLCVSVGLTIQSHSYHKSKFINSANNLTGGVYNIGNSVSSYFHLKEENDKLHEENTRLRSILNNQAEKSETFIDSTSYNTKYKFTTAKIIKNSYALQNNFLTINKGSKDSIKPDLGVISSKGIIGIIGNTNSKYATVVSILNTTNKISGQLKKSNQFGTLSWNGKSPRYIQLSDIQKNTKLNKGDTIITSGRSSIFPKGILVGQVEGFKLDATKNYYEVEVLLFNDMTNLEHVSVIENKDKKLINNLLQSNE